The Paenibacillus uliginis N3/975 genome has a window encoding:
- a CDS encoding cobalamin-independent methionine synthase II family protein codes for MTDKFQIVGSLLRPEELLKYKTQIEHRDDIQYPFYENFEGYAECETEAIKQVVKKEIEHNLSVITDGEFSKSMWHLDFVWGFGGVERYIADHGYFFRDVDGTSKYETRKDIGLRITGKLSGKNHHFIKLFKQLQDTAGDQQTKLCVPSPSHIFGELSWSDNIGGTDAVYQNKQELKAGLVSAYKEFVEEFAAVGGKILQFDDCLWELFADDNPNSPFTGEHINQAEVQGLATEFIDINNTVIDFGHSLGLKIWTHNCRGNYDSRNMGGGSYAKIANLFLKQLKYDRFFLEWDDDRAGSIEALEVFKDRPETEIVLGLLSSKTNTLDDEARVIRLLDEASKIIDKDRLLLSHQCGFASCDGGNELSEAEQWAKIDQGQQIAKQYWNN; via the coding sequence ATGACTGATAAGTTCCAGATCGTAGGAAGTTTGTTGCGGCCCGAAGAGCTGCTGAAATATAAAACGCAAATTGAACATCGTGATGATATCCAGTATCCTTTTTATGAGAATTTTGAAGGGTATGCCGAGTGCGAGACAGAGGCGATCAAACAGGTCGTGAAAAAGGAAATCGAGCATAACCTGTCGGTTATTACGGACGGCGAATTCTCCAAATCGATGTGGCATCTGGATTTTGTATGGGGCTTTGGCGGAGTTGAGCGTTATATCGCTGACCATGGCTACTTTTTCCGGGATGTGGACGGAACATCGAAATATGAAACACGCAAAGATATTGGATTGCGCATTACCGGCAAACTGAGCGGAAAGAATCATCACTTCATTAAGCTGTTCAAACAGCTCCAAGATACGGCAGGCGATCAGCAAACGAAACTTTGCGTACCATCTCCTTCCCATATCTTCGGTGAACTTTCCTGGTCGGATAACATTGGCGGTACGGATGCTGTTTATCAGAACAAACAGGAGCTCAAAGCGGGTCTTGTGAGCGCCTATAAGGAATTCGTGGAGGAATTCGCTGCGGTAGGCGGCAAAATCCTGCAATTCGATGATTGCTTGTGGGAGCTGTTTGCAGACGACAACCCGAACTCTCCGTTTACAGGGGAGCATATTAATCAAGCGGAAGTACAGGGTCTCGCCACCGAATTTATTGATATTAACAATACAGTGATCGACTTCGGTCATAGCCTCGGCTTGAAAATATGGACACACAACTGCCGCGGCAACTATGATTCCCGCAACATGGGCGGTGGATCTTATGCGAAAATCGCCAACTTGTTCCTGAAGCAATTGAAATATGATCGCTTCTTCCTGGAATGGGATGATGATCGTGCGGGTTCGATTGAAGCACTGGAGGTTTTCAAGGACAGACCGGAAACGGAGATTGTTCTGGGCTTGCTGTCTTCCAAAACAAATACGCTTGATGATGAAGCACGCGTAATCCGTCTACTTGACGAAGCATCCAAAATCATTGATAAGGATCGTCTGCTGCTCTCGCATCAATGCGGCTTTGCATCCTGCGATGGCGGTAACGAGCTAAGCGAAGCCGAGCAATGGGCGAAAATCGATCAAGGTCAACAGATTGCCAAGCAATACTGGAATAACTAA
- a CDS encoding DUF4317 domain-containing protein — MNKKEVANIRKQFKLDHDLLNIYDILNVYITKETNEIYHWERLPFELVDREKQELYMGNFKKLLTGELDQKLFELRFQEAAEEPAQVLLHQALVSGDSEEWQDLMLMLVERMLTDAKYERDMVVTFVRGQYYLPTKARNDEAEESEKNEVFAHPFILCGVNSTEKQRKTLLFDYVEREFKYNVIVDPIIKLSTPEQGFLYPSVTDNYSDVNHILYCTGKSNFPDPHFVEQVLNGERSVTALEERAIFEDIVKEVAGEQLDSATIAQVYEEINRVIEINEETKEEEPPKLDYKDLERVLNASGVEDVTTEKVERAFETIVDNKNYEMKATSVMPKYTSKSIKIETKVATISVSPQDLRYVKQVNFQGKRCIMIEVDEDVAIEGFTLSTETLL; from the coding sequence ATGAACAAAAAAGAAGTCGCCAATATACGCAAGCAATTTAAGCTGGATCACGATTTACTGAATATTTACGATATTCTCAATGTCTATATTACGAAGGAAACGAATGAAATCTATCATTGGGAGCGCCTGCCGTTCGAACTGGTGGATCGGGAGAAGCAAGAGTTATACATGGGTAATTTCAAAAAACTGCTGACCGGCGAACTGGATCAAAAATTGTTCGAATTGAGGTTTCAGGAAGCAGCGGAGGAACCGGCGCAGGTACTGCTTCACCAAGCTCTCGTGTCGGGTGATTCGGAAGAATGGCAGGACTTGATGCTGATGCTTGTGGAGAGAATGCTGACGGATGCCAAATATGAGCGGGATATGGTGGTCACGTTCGTTCGGGGACAGTATTATTTGCCGACCAAGGCGAGAAACGATGAAGCGGAAGAGAGCGAGAAGAACGAGGTGTTTGCCCATCCGTTCATTTTATGCGGTGTGAATTCTACGGAGAAACAACGGAAGACTCTCTTGTTCGATTATGTGGAGAGGGAGTTCAAGTACAATGTCATTGTAGATCCGATTATCAAGTTAAGTACGCCGGAGCAAGGATTCCTGTACCCTAGCGTGACGGACAATTATTCCGATGTGAATCATATTTTGTATTGTACGGGAAAATCCAATTTTCCGGATCCGCATTTTGTCGAACAGGTCTTGAACGGAGAAAGATCCGTGACGGCACTTGAAGAGCGAGCGATCTTCGAAGATATCGTCAAGGAAGTGGCCGGCGAACAGCTCGATTCAGCCACCATTGCACAGGTGTACGAGGAAATCAACCGGGTGATCGAAATTAACGAAGAGACGAAGGAGGAAGAACCTCCGAAGCTGGATTATAAAGATCTGGAGCGCGTACTGAACGCAAGCGGCGTAGAGGACGTGACGACCGAGAAGGTGGAGCGGGCATTCGAAACCATCGTGGACAACAAGAACTATGAAATGAAAGCAACCAGCGTCATGCCGAAGTATACTTCCAAATCCATTAAGATCGAAACCAAGGTAGCTACGATTTCGGTTAGCCCGCAGGATTTAAGGTATGTAAAACAGGTGAATTTCCAAGGTAAACGCTGCATCATGATTGAAGTCGACGAAGATGTCGCGATTGAAGGGTTTACGCTCAGTACAGAAACGCTATTATAG
- a CDS encoding helix-turn-helix domain-containing protein, whose translation MISNTIDAEEHRHSFLQVTISLEDEFEIDVKGQSLSCSGIIINSNVVHRLKGAGHPLMLLLMDSTSEMAASFKRYIEGRKYHVFPPGMMKTIREFVQKEYPGVKDTDSYLSFLGQLMKLLGVEHVNTAIADPRIREFIQLIKDCTDSEHSVSLYARQMSLSNSRLSHLFKENTGISLSGYMLLHKLQKATYFMFKGLSITDAAMAAGFDSPSHLAATSKRLLGMTAKDIRKDSVFLKVSCLH comes from the coding sequence GTGATATCCAATACCATTGATGCTGAAGAACATCGGCATTCTTTTTTACAGGTGACCATTTCTTTGGAGGACGAATTTGAAATTGATGTAAAAGGACAAAGCTTGAGTTGCTCCGGCATCATTATCAATTCCAACGTGGTTCATCGGCTAAAAGGAGCGGGACACCCTTTGATGCTTCTTCTGATGGACAGCACCTCTGAGATGGCGGCAAGCTTTAAGCGATATATAGAGGGGCGGAAATATCATGTATTTCCGCCGGGGATGATGAAGACCATTCGCGAATTTGTGCAAAAAGAGTATCCTGGCGTTAAGGATACGGACAGCTATCTTTCTTTTCTGGGACAACTCATGAAGCTATTAGGCGTGGAGCATGTAAATACAGCTATTGCTGATCCGAGAATAAGAGAGTTTATACAGCTTATAAAAGATTGCACCGACTCCGAGCACTCCGTAAGTCTATACGCCAGGCAAATGAGTTTGTCCAACAGCAGATTGTCGCATCTCTTTAAAGAAAATACAGGCATATCGCTTAGCGGATACATGCTGTTGCACAAGCTTCAGAAGGCAACTTATTTTATGTTTAAAGGGCTCAGCATTACGGATGCGGCTATGGCTGCGGGATTTGACAGTCCGTCGCATTTAGCCGCCACAAGTAAGCGGCTGCTGGGAATGACGGCGAAGGATATTCGCAAAGATAGCGTCTTTTTAAAAGTTTCCTGCCTGCATTAA
- a CDS encoding Gfo/Idh/MocA family protein: protein MSKQKMAVIGLGHMGRIMIHRLLPQYGEKIELVALCDSDESSLHREVAAAGISPRLYTDYRQLLNEVALDLVYIAVPPSLHYDVAQIAFEKGIHVFCEKPLANSLTEARSLVELAEKADVLHAVHFSLPLDPAVLKLKGLIEEQAIGQILKMDLYLEFPQWPRSWQQNPWITSRQQGGYLLEVGIHWIQMIQQVFGPITHVKSEIEFPPDSNQSESRVRAVLRLHNDIEIHLSGTDQREGEERVSLVVHGEEGTMALENWRNLFRSGKDADLQPVSVDDVVSPLPILKQIIQILNGEPGLIYNFYDGYNAQVVLEALRKPGEGFTDLRPQLMGAKQ, encoded by the coding sequence ATGAGTAAACAGAAAATGGCCGTCATCGGCTTAGGTCACATGGGCCGGATTATGATTCACCGATTACTGCCCCAATATGGTGAGAAGATCGAATTAGTCGCTCTTTGCGACAGTGATGAGTCTAGTTTGCACAGGGAAGTCGCAGCAGCAGGAATTAGTCCCCGGCTGTACACCGACTACCGCCAGCTGCTGAACGAGGTTGCGCTTGACCTGGTGTATATCGCGGTTCCGCCGTCCCTGCATTATGATGTTGCCCAGATCGCATTTGAGAAAGGCATTCACGTCTTCTGCGAGAAGCCGCTTGCCAACAGCCTGACCGAAGCGCGGAGTCTGGTGGAGCTGGCAGAGAAGGCCGATGTGCTCCATGCCGTTCATTTCTCGCTTCCACTCGACCCGGCCGTCCTGAAGCTGAAGGGATTAATTGAAGAGCAGGCGATCGGCCAGATCCTCAAGATGGATCTATACCTGGAGTTTCCGCAGTGGCCGAGGTCCTGGCAGCAGAATCCATGGATCACCTCAAGACAGCAGGGCGGATATCTGCTGGAAGTCGGGATTCACTGGATCCAAATGATCCAGCAGGTGTTCGGTCCGATTACGCATGTGAAGAGCGAGATTGAGTTTCCGCCGGATTCGAATCAGTCCGAAAGCCGTGTCCGGGCCGTTTTGCGATTACATAATGATATCGAGATTCACCTGTCTGGAACCGACCAACGGGAAGGGGAAGAACGTGTCTCCCTGGTGGTCCATGGTGAGGAAGGGACCATGGCGCTCGAAAACTGGCGTAACCTGTTCAGAAGCGGCAAGGATGCCGATCTTCAGCCTGTATCTGTGGACGACGTCGTTAGCCCGCTGCCGATCCTGAAGCAAATCATTCAGATTTTGAACGGAGAGCCTGGTCTCATCTATAATTTCTATGACGGGTATAACGCACAAGTTGTATTGGAAGCTCTGCGTAAGCCGGGTGAGGGCTTTACGGATTTAAGACCTCAATTGATGGGGGCTAAGCAGTAG
- a CDS encoding transglutaminase-like domain-containing protein, translating to MRAYLKETELLNYSHPLIRQVIHSRQWDRMPRKEQILGIYNYVRDEILFGYNRADHIPASEVLQNGYGQCNTKGVLFMALLRAVGVPCRMHGFAIDKKLQKGAMKGWYYQLSPREIVHSWVEVLYEGKWLNIEGFILDIPYLTKLQQKFGQCTDSFCGYGVATDNFQNPEIYWNENDTYVQKEGIVRDFGIYDSPDAFFSVHQQGLSPLKKTIYSRVVRHLMNRNVSRIRQG from the coding sequence ATGAGAGCATACTTGAAGGAAACGGAATTGCTGAACTATTCTCATCCACTGATCCGGCAAGTCATTCACAGTCGCCAGTGGGATCGTATGCCCAGGAAGGAACAAATTCTTGGCATTTACAACTACGTCCGTGACGAAATCCTGTTCGGCTATAATAGGGCGGATCATATTCCGGCATCGGAAGTATTGCAGAATGGCTATGGTCAGTGTAATACAAAGGGTGTACTTTTTATGGCGTTGCTAAGGGCCGTGGGAGTGCCTTGCCGTATGCATGGATTTGCCATTGATAAAAAGCTGCAAAAGGGAGCGATGAAAGGGTGGTATTACCAACTGTCGCCCCGGGAGATCGTTCACAGCTGGGTTGAAGTGCTTTATGAAGGCAAGTGGTTGAATATCGAAGGGTTTATACTGGATATTCCCTACTTGACCAAGCTTCAGCAAAAATTCGGACAGTGTACGGATTCATTTTGCGGTTATGGCGTTGCTACAGATAATTTTCAAAACCCGGAAATTTATTGGAATGAAAACGATACCTACGTGCAAAAAGAAGGAATCGTTCGGGATTTTGGGATTTACGACAGTCCCGATGCATTCTTCTCCGTTCATCAACAAGGGCTCAGCCCGCTCAAGAAAACGATCTATAGCCGGGTCGTTCGGCATCTGATGAATCGGAATGTTAGTCGCATAAGGCAGGGGTAA
- a CDS encoding HEAT repeat domain-containing protein yields the protein MLTYNNDLMNKEQLLMELDSLGYSDRMKRMALLGRQHKGDADYSALLVSLLESGTAYEAHLALTGADVVNDARAVLFALKHSKAGVRGRAAGLLPEVITDPDFSVESEIALMSYHCRRQLLRSILNTYRQDWAERLLPLVLDRWGAQEASLLLAVCSEETVRSRLPEQGYALRNWRLLTKYYPDLVAAYFKNALQNATHREKVNIWWTLSSAIEVLSVLRPAIVLECALTLGPTDMIHPVLKQQLGILIQASSEDVFELLTREETREYLLNHGVPAGVLKKRKWFTTAQWTMLTTLLADQPVHVARVLDTLAPSCREAMFDAAYKEDERKTRIFPMPLLDVLPHRLRDKEAARMLELRDIRDHRDDMLETTARRLIVNAREKLEQAVQVSNSDERAAAYAHLVRSTALSRSGMDETLRFLTRIKNDQDPVRWQVMVELSNCPAPMFKEEHVNDLTVLVDSVVEARDTSYGTRSATEKLAFAILREHALEPKGNLFRFALRTFGRLTMRDGQFALFSMDWDSIPSSALEALFDEIYAFGVEANKRENVSVVLRMADVFGKAVDRLPKLQLLLEELLKAKTVSPQAVHYWLAPYGTRDARVRELLDRYPSFISFHDVFMHLHLKRQEWLDPFISGKIIKGKHLSGKTIYVVPAYNGFHRWLPRQQKALASLLERVALDAKRSFHERAAAMRSLSVMPDYCSDQLEVLLQDQEVHVVEAALYAYSLWEEPEKALPVLLGNLDGDRARVAMYSIPRCMRRVSPVMLTSMLSDLLNREKLKITVRKEAIRLLGAYKSSESMALLIREYEKPNVHKDVMIAIGHAARQWLDDERSWIMMSAMAASSQRDIARSLLNQYSGGLPVEARPRYLQLIIEIAGHADPVVAREAFQAMSLWVNGSEEKVAASASRTILDMEDNARWKAALDTLIVASRDGKVNDRVIGVCTQLADTETKAEWNAAPERDLPERQRLVALIDKLISLPPNARRVLVPLYTGMIDALKSQETLKPAVIKLYLAMVEWNQADQAALHLDPVIQMVDTHPHLLDYAYRQIARAANASQAYWSPEAILDLVDNLRDRQPFVAQYIGLSLLKVAGTSLLWNQACTDRLRAYRNHEHEAIRLAALDIWTVLE from the coding sequence ATGTTGACATATAACAATGATCTGATGAACAAAGAGCAATTGCTCATGGAGCTGGATTCGCTGGGTTATTCGGACAGGATGAAGCGGATGGCGCTTCTGGGACGCCAGCATAAAGGAGATGCGGATTATTCCGCGCTGCTCGTATCCTTGCTCGAAAGCGGCACCGCCTATGAGGCGCATCTGGCTTTGACCGGTGCCGACGTAGTGAATGATGCTCGTGCGGTTTTGTTTGCCCTGAAGCATTCTAAGGCAGGGGTCAGAGGGCGGGCGGCTGGACTACTGCCAGAAGTGATTACAGATCCGGACTTTTCGGTTGAATCCGAAATCGCTCTGATGTCGTATCATTGCCGACGCCAATTGCTGCGGAGCATCTTGAATACATATCGTCAGGATTGGGCGGAACGGCTGCTGCCGCTCGTGCTTGACCGGTGGGGGGCACAAGAAGCGTCCTTATTATTGGCCGTGTGCAGCGAAGAGACGGTTCGCAGCAGGCTTCCTGAGCAGGGGTATGCGTTACGCAATTGGCGGCTCCTAACGAAGTACTATCCAGATCTTGTTGCAGCGTATTTCAAGAATGCTTTGCAGAACGCAACGCATCGGGAAAAGGTCAATATATGGTGGACGCTCTCATCGGCGATTGAAGTATTGAGTGTCTTAAGACCGGCGATCGTGTTGGAATGTGCGCTTACGCTTGGGCCGACGGATATGATTCATCCTGTACTCAAGCAGCAATTGGGCATTCTGATTCAGGCCAGCTCTGAGGACGTATTCGAACTGCTGACACGTGAGGAGACACGGGAATATCTTTTGAATCATGGCGTTCCGGCAGGCGTTTTGAAAAAGAGAAAATGGTTCACCACAGCGCAGTGGACCATGCTGACTACCTTGCTCGCAGATCAGCCTGTACATGTAGCCAGGGTGCTGGATACCCTAGCGCCGTCTTGTCGCGAAGCGATGTTTGATGCCGCTTATAAGGAAGACGAGCGGAAGACACGCATTTTCCCTATGCCGCTACTGGATGTACTACCGCATCGACTGCGTGACAAGGAAGCTGCCCGCATGCTGGAACTTCGCGACATTCGTGATCATCGGGATGACATGCTCGAAACGACGGCGCGCCGTTTAATTGTTAACGCCAGGGAGAAGCTGGAGCAAGCCGTCCAGGTGTCTAATAGCGATGAGCGTGCTGCGGCCTACGCCCACCTCGTTCGGAGTACAGCGCTATCCCGAAGCGGAATGGATGAGACGCTGCGCTTCCTGACTCGAATCAAGAACGACCAGGATCCGGTGCGCTGGCAAGTTATGGTCGAGCTCTCAAACTGTCCTGCTCCAATGTTTAAGGAAGAGCATGTGAATGATCTGACTGTGCTGGTGGATAGCGTGGTTGAAGCCAGGGACACTTCGTACGGGACAAGGTCCGCCACGGAGAAACTGGCTTTTGCCATACTACGTGAACATGCATTGGAGCCGAAGGGCAATCTTTTCAGATTCGCTTTGAGAACGTTTGGAAGATTGACGATGCGGGACGGTCAGTTTGCGTTGTTCTCGATGGATTGGGATAGCATACCAAGTTCTGCACTGGAAGCGTTGTTCGATGAGATTTATGCCTTTGGTGTAGAAGCGAACAAGCGCGAAAACGTAAGTGTGGTCCTGCGTATGGCTGATGTGTTCGGAAAAGCCGTGGATCGATTGCCGAAGCTTCAGCTTCTGCTGGAGGAACTGCTGAAGGCTAAAACGGTATCGCCGCAGGCGGTCCATTATTGGCTGGCACCGTATGGAACTCGGGATGCGAGGGTTAGAGAACTGCTGGACAGATACCCATCTTTTATCTCATTCCACGACGTATTTATGCATCTGCATCTGAAGCGTCAGGAGTGGTTGGACCCGTTCATCTCGGGGAAAATCATCAAAGGCAAGCATTTATCGGGAAAAACGATTTATGTTGTGCCCGCCTATAATGGGTTTCATCGTTGGCTGCCGCGCCAGCAAAAGGCATTAGCTTCCCTGCTGGAACGGGTGGCATTGGATGCCAAACGAAGTTTCCATGAACGTGCGGCGGCGATGCGGAGCTTGTCAGTCATGCCGGATTATTGCTCCGATCAACTGGAGGTCCTGCTGCAGGATCAGGAAGTGCATGTCGTCGAGGCAGCGCTCTACGCATATTCGTTATGGGAAGAGCCGGAGAAGGCACTTCCTGTATTGCTGGGCAACCTGGATGGAGACCGTGCTCGGGTCGCCATGTACTCGATCCCCAGATGCATGCGCAGGGTGAGCCCGGTGATGTTGACGTCCATGCTGTCGGACCTGCTGAATCGGGAGAAATTGAAAATCACGGTCAGAAAAGAGGCCATCCGGCTGCTTGGGGCTTATAAAAGCAGTGAGAGCATGGCGCTTCTCATCCGGGAATATGAGAAACCGAATGTACACAAAGATGTGATGATCGCCATAGGTCACGCTGCCAGACAATGGCTCGATGATGAACGCAGCTGGATCATGATGAGTGCAATGGCTGCTTCATCGCAGCGTGATATCGCAAGAAGCCTGCTTAACCAGTATTCTGGCGGACTTCCCGTGGAAGCTCGGCCAAGGTATTTGCAATTGATTATCGAGATCGCAGGGCATGCCGATCCGGTTGTGGCAAGAGAGGCTTTCCAAGCCATGAGCCTTTGGGTGAATGGAAGCGAGGAGAAGGTAGCGGCTTCCGCCAGCAGAACGATTCTTGATATGGAGGATAACGCCAGATGGAAGGCCGCGTTGGATACCCTCATTGTGGCTAGTCGTGACGGGAAGGTGAATGATCGGGTCATCGGCGTTTGCACACAGTTGGCCGACACGGAGACGAAGGCCGAATGGAATGCTGCACCGGAGAGAGACCTTCCAGAGCGGCAGCGTCTAGTGGCATTGATTGACAAGCTGATCTCATTGCCTCCAAATGCAAGACGGGTGCTCGTTCCTTTATATACGGGCATGATCGATGCTCTTAAATCCCAAGAAACCCTGAAACCAGCCGTGATCAAGTTATATTTAGCGATGGTTGAATGGAACCAAGCGGATCAGGCTGCCCTGCATTTGGACCCTGTGATTCAAATGGTGGACACGCATCCGCATCTATTGGATTACGCCTACAGACAGATTGCTCGTGCAGCCAATGCCAGTCAGGCGTATTGGAGCCCGGAGGCAATTCTGGATCTGGTGGACAATTTGAGAGATCGGCAGCCATTTGTGGCCCAATATATTGGACTTTCTCTGCTGAAGGTTGCGGGAACATCTTTATTGTGGAACCAGGCTTGTACCGACCGTTTAAGAGCGTACCGGAATCATGAGCATGAGGCGATTCGTCTGGCGGCACTGGATATTTGGACGGTGCTTGAATAG
- a CDS encoding DUF4256 domain-containing protein — MTKGNDISNKTELSPEQREGLLKALKARFEKNMNRHEGLEWANVQARLEANTEKLWSLHEMERTGGEPDVVGYDHKTGEYIFYDCAAESPKGRRSVCYDRAALESRKQHKPQNNAVEMAADMGIELLTEEQYRELQQLGNFDLKTSSWVVTPANIRNLGGAIFCDRRYDTVFVYHNGAESYYAARGFRGSLRV, encoded by the coding sequence ATGACAAAGGGAAACGACATCAGCAATAAAACGGAGTTGTCGCCGGAACAACGCGAGGGACTGCTCAAAGCTTTGAAAGCCCGTTTCGAGAAAAACATGAACCGCCATGAAGGACTGGAATGGGCTAACGTGCAAGCAAGGCTCGAAGCAAATACGGAAAAACTGTGGTCGCTTCATGAAATGGAAAGAACTGGCGGCGAGCCCGATGTTGTTGGGTATGACCATAAGACGGGCGAATACATATTTTATGATTGTGCGGCGGAAAGTCCTAAAGGCCGCAGAAGCGTTTGTTACGACCGTGCAGCGCTGGAGTCAAGGAAACAGCATAAACCGCAAAACAATGCGGTTGAAATGGCAGCCGACATGGGCATTGAGCTTTTAACGGAAGAACAATACCGGGAACTGCAGCAGCTTGGAAATTTCGATCTGAAAACATCAAGTTGGGTGGTAACGCCTGCAAATATTAGAAATCTTGGCGGGGCCATCTTTTGTGACCGTCGCTATGACACGGTCTTTGTGTACCACAATGGAGCTGAATCCTACTATGCTGCAAGGGGCTTCCGCGGCTCGCTAAGAGTCTGA
- a CDS encoding tRNA dihydrouridine synthase has protein sequence MTDNFWRDLPRPFFVLAPMEDVTDVVFRHVVSEAARPDVFFTEFANTESYCHPEGNHSVRGRLTFTEDEQPIVAHIWGDKPEYFRQMSIGMAKEGFKGIDINMGCPVANVAENGKGSGLICRPEIAADIIQAAKAGGLPVSVKTRLGFSSVDEWRDWLTHILKQDIVNLSIHLRTREEMSKVDAHWELIPEIKKLRDEVAPDTVLTINGDIPDRQTGLKLAEQYGVDGIMIGRGIFHNPFAFEKEPKDHSSEELLDLLRLHLDLHDQYSAQEPRSFRPLARFFKIYVRGFRGASELRNSLMNVKSTSEVRALLDEFGSKDHDEVDEHGN, from the coding sequence ATGACGGATAATTTTTGGCGCGATTTACCACGACCTTTTTTTGTACTGGCGCCCATGGAAGATGTGACGGATGTGGTGTTTCGCCATGTCGTAAGTGAAGCAGCCAGACCGGATGTGTTTTTTACGGAGTTTGCGAATACAGAGAGCTATTGTCACCCGGAGGGGAACCATAGTGTGCGCGGACGTTTGACTTTTACAGAGGATGAACAGCCCATTGTAGCCCATATCTGGGGAGATAAGCCGGAATACTTTCGTCAAATGAGTATCGGTATGGCGAAAGAAGGGTTTAAAGGCATCGATATTAATATGGGTTGTCCTGTAGCGAATGTAGCAGAGAATGGGAAGGGAAGCGGCCTGATCTGCCGTCCCGAAATTGCAGCGGATATTATCCAGGCCGCAAAAGCAGGGGGACTGCCCGTCAGTGTAAAAACAAGGCTCGGTTTTAGTAGCGTAGATGAATGGCGCGACTGGTTAACCCATATTTTGAAACAAGACATTGTTAATCTGTCCATTCATCTGCGGACAAGAGAGGAAATGAGCAAAGTAGACGCTCATTGGGAACTGATTCCGGAGATTAAGAAACTTCGTGATGAGGTGGCACCAGATACAGTTCTAACCATTAACGGGGATATTCCTGACCGTCAGACCGGCTTGAAGCTCGCCGAACAATACGGTGTAGATGGGATTATGATTGGGCGTGGTATTTTTCATAATCCATTTGCTTTTGAGAAGGAGCCGAAGGATCATAGCAGTGAGGAATTGCTTGATCTGCTACGGCTGCATCTGGATCTCCATGATCAATATTCAGCACAGGAGCCACGTTCATTCAGACCCCTTGCCCGCTTCTTCAAAATATATGTCCGTGGATTTCGAGGGGCAAGTGAATTGAGAAATAGCTTAATGAACGTAAAGTCAACAAGTGAAGTACGTGCGCTGCTCGATGAATTTGGAAGCAAGGATCATGATGAGGTAGATGAACACGGAAATTAA
- a CDS encoding ABC transporter ATP-binding protein, with protein MKKLIEFKGVTKEYNVGEVSIKALNGVDFSISEGEFVVILGASGAGKSTILNILGGMDTPTSGQVLVGDQEITRLSEKKLTVYRGEKVGFVFQFYNLIPNLNALENVEFATEVCKNHLDAKDILYKVGLKERMKNFPSQLSGGEQQRVAIARAVAKNPLLLLCDEPTGALDYVTGKSVLKLLQDLNRETNKCVVLVTHNSAIAPMADKIIKVKSGMIESVTINDEKQSVEGIEW; from the coding sequence GTGAAAAAGCTTATCGAATTCAAAGGAGTAACAAAAGAATACAATGTAGGAGAAGTGTCAATCAAGGCCCTTAATGGTGTGGATTTTTCCATATCGGAGGGAGAATTCGTCGTTATTTTGGGAGCAAGCGGCGCCGGTAAAAGTACGATTTTGAATATACTTGGCGGTATGGATACGCCTACCTCAGGTCAAGTGTTAGTTGGCGATCAAGAAATAACAAGATTGAGCGAAAAAAAATTAACAGTCTATCGCGGTGAGAAAGTTGGATTTGTATTCCAATTCTATAACTTAATTCCGAATTTAAACGCTCTAGAGAATGTTGAATTTGCCACTGAAGTATGTAAAAACCATCTGGATGCTAAAGATATTTTATATAAGGTTGGATTAAAGGAGCGTATGAAAAACTTCCCTTCCCAGCTCTCTGGAGGAGAACAACAAAGAGTTGCAATTGCCAGAGCTGTTGCAAAAAATCCTTTACTTTTACTCTGTGATGAACCAACCGGAGCTTTGGATTATGTGACAGGCAAGTCCGTCTTAAAGCTTCTTCAAGATTTGAACAGGGAAACGAACAAGTGCGTCGTTCTGGTCACCCATAATTCCGCAATTGCTCCTATGGCGGATAAGATTATTAAGGTTAAAAGCGGAATGATCGAGAGCGTTACGATTAATGATGAGAAACAAAGCGTTGAAGGGATTGAGTGGTAA